A window of the Natronospira proteinivora genome harbors these coding sequences:
- a CDS encoding NADH-quinone oxidoreductase subunit D — MPEIQSYTMNFGPQHPAAHGVLRLILEMEGEVIRRVDPHIGLLHRATEKLAENKPYNHSIGYMDRLDYVSMMCNEHAYVMAIEKLMGVEPPIRARYIRTLYDELTRIANHLLWIGAHGLDIGAMTVFLYAFREREDIMDMYEAVSGARMHATYYRPGGVYRDLPDAMPKYDYSKWRSKKDVDRLNEAREGSLLDFIEHFVDRFPGCVDQYETLLTDNRIWKQRTVGIAQVSPERALQLGFTGPMLRGSGVEWDLRKKQPYEVYDKLNFQIPVGTNGDCYDRYLVRIEEMRQSAKIAKQCIKWLRENPGPVMGDDHKVVPPRRWEMKDSMEALIHHFKLFTEGYVLPEGETYAAVEAPKGEFGIFLVSDGANKPYRVKIRAPGFAHLSAMDEMCRGHMLADLVAVIGTQDIVFGEIDR, encoded by the coding sequence ATGCCTGAGATTCAAAGTTACACCATGAACTTCGGGCCGCAGCATCCGGCGGCCCACGGCGTGCTTCGCCTGATCCTGGAAATGGAAGGGGAGGTGATTCGTCGGGTTGATCCGCATATCGGTTTATTGCACCGGGCTACGGAGAAACTGGCGGAGAACAAGCCCTATAACCACAGTATCGGTTATATGGACCGTCTCGATTACGTGTCCATGATGTGCAATGAGCACGCCTATGTGATGGCCATCGAAAAGCTCATGGGGGTGGAACCGCCCATTCGGGCCCGCTATATCCGGACCCTGTACGACGAGCTGACTCGCATTGCTAACCATCTGCTCTGGATCGGTGCCCACGGCCTGGATATCGGTGCCATGACGGTATTCCTGTATGCCTTCCGGGAACGTGAAGACATCATGGATATGTACGAGGCCGTATCCGGTGCCCGGATGCACGCCACGTATTATCGGCCGGGCGGCGTCTATCGGGACCTTCCCGATGCCATGCCCAAGTACGACTACTCCAAATGGCGTAGCAAGAAGGATGTGGACCGCCTCAATGAGGCTCGGGAAGGCAGTCTGCTGGATTTCATTGAGCACTTCGTGGACCGCTTCCCCGGCTGTGTGGATCAGTACGAAACCCTGCTCACCGACAACCGGATCTGGAAGCAGCGTACCGTGGGTATCGCCCAGGTGAGTCCGGAACGGGCCCTGCAGCTGGGCTTTACCGGGCCCATGCTGCGCGGTTCCGGCGTGGAGTGGGATCTGCGCAAGAAGCAGCCCTATGAAGTCTACGACAAGCTGAATTTCCAGATTCCGGTGGGTACCAACGGCGATTGCTACGACCGTTACCTGGTCCGCATTGAAGAGATGCGTCAATCCGCCAAGATCGCCAAGCAGTGCATCAAGTGGCTGCGGGAGAATCCCGGCCCGGTGATGGGGGACGATCACAAGGTGGTGCCGCCGCGTCGCTGGGAAATGAAAGACAGCATGGAAGCCCTGATTCACCACTTCAAGCTGTTCACGGAAGGTTATGTGCTGCCGGAAGGCGAGACCTATGCCGCAGTAGAAGCACCCAAGGGCGAGTTCGGTATTTTCCTGGTCTCCGACGGGGCGAATAAACCCTACCGCGTGAAGATCCGCGCCCCCGGTTTTGCCCATCTGTCCGCCATGGATGAAATGTGTCGTGGCCATATGTTGGCCGACCTGGTGGCGGTGATTGGTACTCAGGATATCGTGTT
- a CDS encoding NADH-quinone oxidoreductase subunit C, with protein sequence MTKWIESLNEAVSERFGDKLQRVENHVGELTYEVAPEDLKSVCQALRDEKPFNFEQLIDIGGVDYLAYGKSQWATDKSTSLGYSRGVDRTESHAFATPDEAADMEKRFAVVYHLMSISQNQRLRLRCWCPPQDPPVIDSVVDIWAGANWFEREAFDLFGILFSGHPDLRRILTDYGFVGHPFRKDFPLIGNVEVRYDPEKGRVVYQPVSIEPRTTVPKVIRHDHQHVEGFKESSRDA encoded by the coding sequence ATGACTAAGTGGATTGAATCCCTGAACGAGGCGGTTTCCGAACGCTTCGGTGACAAGCTCCAGCGCGTGGAAAACCACGTGGGAGAGCTCACCTATGAGGTGGCACCGGAGGATCTGAAATCCGTCTGCCAGGCGCTGCGAGACGAGAAGCCATTCAACTTTGAACAGTTGATTGATATCGGCGGTGTGGATTATCTCGCCTACGGCAAGAGCCAGTGGGCCACCGATAAAAGCACCTCCCTGGGTTACAGCCGGGGGGTGGATCGAACTGAATCCCATGCCTTTGCCACGCCCGATGAGGCGGCGGACATGGAGAAGCGCTTTGCGGTGGTTTATCACCTGATGTCGATTTCCCAGAACCAGCGCCTGCGCCTGCGCTGCTGGTGTCCTCCCCAGGATCCGCCTGTCATCGATTCCGTGGTGGACATCTGGGCCGGCGCCAACTGGTTCGAGCGCGAAGCCTTCGATCTCTTCGGTATTCTTTTCAGTGGCCACCCGGACCTGAGGCGGATCCTCACAGACTACGGTTTCGTGGGGCATCCCTTCCGCAAGGACTTCCCACTGATCGGCAATGTGGAAGTGCGCTATGACCCGGAGAAGGGTCGCGTGGTTTATCAGCCGGTTTCCATTGAGCCCCGTACCACCGTTCCCAAGGTGATCCGTCACGATCACCAACATGTGGAAGGCTTCAAGGAGTCCTCCCGCGATGCCTGA
- a CDS encoding NADH-quinone oxidoreductase subunit A codes for MLENYIPILIFLGIATGLGIVLLLVGFILGPQNPDAEKNSPYECGFEAFEDTRMKFDVRYYLVAILFIIFDLEIAFLFPWAVALTDIGLFGFWAMMVFLAVLVVGFIYEWKKGALEWE; via the coding sequence ATGCTGGAAAATTACATCCCCATCCTGATTTTTCTTGGTATCGCCACCGGTCTGGGCATTGTCCTGCTCCTGGTGGGGTTCATCCTGGGCCCGCAAAACCCGGATGCGGAGAAGAATTCCCCCTATGAATGCGGTTTTGAAGCCTTCGAAGATACCCGGATGAAGTTTGATGTCCGCTATTATCTGGTGGCCATCCTGTTCATTATCTTCGACCTGGAGATTGCCTTTCTCTTTCCCTGGGCAGTTGCCTTGACGGATATCGGGCTCTTCGGCTTCTGGGCCATGATGGTCTTCCTGGCCGTTCTCGTAGTCGGCTTTATCTACGAATGGAAGAAAGGTGCTCTGGAATGGGAGTAG
- the greA gene encoding transcription elongation factor GreA, producing MKRTPLTVRGAERLKAELKKLKSKDRPRVVEAIAEAREHGDLKENAEYHAAREEQGLIEARIKDIEGKLSTAEVIDVTKVDAKGKVVFGATVDVYVEEDDREATYQIVGEDEADIKQGLLSVNSPIARGLIGKEEGDECEVETPGGVRHYEIVEVRYE from the coding sequence ATGAAAAGAACACCGTTGACTGTTCGAGGCGCCGAACGCCTCAAGGCTGAACTGAAAAAACTTAAATCAAAGGATCGGCCGCGGGTTGTGGAAGCCATTGCAGAGGCCCGTGAGCATGGTGATCTCAAAGAAAACGCGGAATACCATGCGGCCCGAGAAGAGCAGGGCTTGATCGAGGCCCGCATTAAAGACATTGAAGGCAAGCTTTCCACGGCGGAAGTCATTGACGTGACCAAAGTGGATGCCAAGGGCAAGGTAGTCTTTGGCGCCACTGTGGATGTCTATGTGGAAGAGGATGACCGGGAGGCCACCTACCAGATCGTGGGTGAGGACGAGGCCGATATCAAGCAAGGTCTGCTATCGGTGAATTCCCCCATTGCCCGTGGCCTGATTGGCAAGGAAGAGGGCGATGAGTGCGAAGTGGAGACCCCGGGTGGGGTCCGCCACTACGAAATCGTGGAAGTGCGCTACGAGTGA
- the tpiA gene encoding triose-phosphate isomerase, with translation MRQPFVAGNWKMNGSRETATELLEDVVQGLVSSHCEAAVCPPYVYLADGLRIAKGSELVLGAQNVSEEESGAFTGEVSASMLQDFDCRYVIVGHSERRGLFGESDETVARKFMAAARQGLRPILCVGETLEEREQDVTEQVIRRQLDAVLNAAGVHAFVEAVVAYEPVWAIGTGQTASPEQAQAVHAMIRARVAEADDTIADRLRIIYGGSVKAGNAAELFARPDIDGGLIGGASLDADSFLSICESANSASTQ, from the coding sequence ATGCGACAGCCCTTTGTCGCCGGCAACTGGAAGATGAACGGCAGCCGTGAAACGGCGACCGAGTTGCTGGAAGATGTGGTGCAGGGTCTGGTTTCTTCACACTGTGAAGCGGCCGTTTGCCCACCTTATGTCTATTTGGCGGATGGTTTGCGGATTGCCAAGGGGTCGGAATTGGTTTTAGGTGCCCAAAACGTCTCCGAGGAAGAGTCGGGTGCCTTCACTGGCGAAGTGTCGGCGTCCATGCTGCAGGATTTCGATTGCCGTTATGTGATTGTCGGCCATTCCGAACGTCGCGGGCTTTTTGGTGAAAGTGATGAAACTGTGGCGCGCAAGTTCATGGCGGCCGCTCGTCAGGGCCTTCGGCCCATCCTCTGCGTGGGGGAAACCCTGGAGGAGCGCGAGCAGGATGTGACCGAGCAGGTTATTCGCCGCCAGCTGGATGCGGTACTGAACGCCGCGGGCGTGCATGCCTTTGTGGAGGCGGTGGTGGCCTATGAGCCTGTCTGGGCCATCGGTACCGGCCAGACCGCGTCTCCGGAGCAAGCCCAGGCCGTGCATGCCATGATCCGCGCTCGCGTGGCGGAGGCCGATGATACAATTGCCGACCGCCTGAGAATTATTTACGGGGGAAGCGTCAAGGCCGGGAATGCCGCCGAGTTGTTTGCCAGGCCCGATATTGACGGGGGCTTGATCGGTGGGGCATCCCTGGACGCGGACAGCTTTCTGAGTATCTGTGAATCGGCCAATTCGGCCAGCACTCAATAA
- the secG gene encoding preprotein translocase subunit SecG: MLISILLVLHVVVAIVIVVSVLLQQGQGANAGAAFGSGSSGTVFGARGAASFLSRMTAVLATVFMLNSAALAWIAARDVAEPGSLLERIEPVPALEEELAPPADEDEEEEDDDGLDLPPPDGR; the protein is encoded by the coding sequence ATGCTCATCAGCATTTTGCTCGTACTACACGTCGTTGTAGCCATCGTTATTGTTGTCTCGGTTCTTCTTCAGCAGGGGCAGGGCGCCAATGCCGGCGCGGCTTTCGGCAGCGGCTCCTCCGGCACGGTGTTCGGTGCCCGGGGTGCAGCCAGCTTCCTGAGTCGCATGACGGCGGTTCTGGCGACGGTCTTCATGCTCAATAGCGCGGCATTGGCCTGGATCGCGGCCAGGGATGTGGCCGAGCCGGGTTCCTTGCTGGAGCGCATTGAGCCGGTTCCCGCCCTGGAGGAAGAATTGGCGCCGCCGGCGGATGAAGATGAAGAGGAAGAAGACGATGACGGGCTGGATCTGCCGCCCCCGGACGGTCGTTAA
- the folP gene encoding dihydropteroate synthase, giving the protein MRLQCGHRELDLSQARIMGVLNRTPDSFSDGGDYIDRDKALAHAQAMVEAGADIIDIGGESTRPGSRGVSEQEEIDRVIPVLERLRPETDAILSVDTTKPAVMRAALEAGVDLINDVRGFKDPASIEAVKDSDVAVCVMHMQGEPRNMQANPQYREVVREVRGFLMAQAETLEAAGVSRRRILVDPGFGFGKTLNHNLTLLRELGAFSASGYPVLVGMSRKSMIGHVIDRPVDERLYGSLSVATLAAWLGASVVRVHDVAATRDALKMMAAVKASGQGERG; this is encoded by the coding sequence ATGAGATTGCAATGTGGTCACCGTGAACTGGACCTGTCGCAGGCGCGGATCATGGGTGTACTGAATCGCACACCGGATTCCTTTTCCGATGGCGGCGATTATATTGACAGAGACAAGGCCCTGGCCCATGCCCAGGCCATGGTGGAGGCTGGTGCCGATATTATCGATATCGGTGGCGAATCCACCCGGCCGGGCTCTCGGGGGGTATCGGAGCAGGAAGAGATTGATCGGGTTATCCCGGTGCTCGAACGTCTGCGCCCCGAAACCGATGCCATCCTGTCAGTGGACACTACCAAGCCGGCCGTGATGCGGGCTGCCCTCGAGGCGGGTGTGGATTTGATCAACGATGTGCGGGGGTTTAAGGACCCGGCCTCCATCGAGGCGGTGAAGGACAGCGATGTGGCGGTTTGCGTCATGCATATGCAGGGCGAGCCGCGGAATATGCAGGCCAACCCGCAGTACCGGGAAGTGGTTCGTGAAGTCAGGGGTTTTTTAATGGCCCAGGCCGAGACCCTGGAGGCGGCGGGGGTGTCGCGTCGACGAATCCTGGTGGACCCGGGCTTCGGTTTCGGCAAGACCCTGAATCATAATCTGACTCTGCTTAGAGAACTGGGTGCTTTTAGCGCCAGCGGCTATCCGGTGTTGGTGGGCATGTCACGCAAGTCCATGATCGGCCATGTGATAGACCGGCCAGTGGATGAACGGCTGTATGGCAGCCTGTCGGTAGCCACACTGGCTGCCTGGCTGGGGGCCAGTGTGGTGCGAGTCCATGATGTGGCGGCTACCCGGGATGCCTTGAAGATGATGGCGGCCGTGAAGGCTTCAGGTCAGGGAGAGCGAGGATGA
- the glmM gene encoding phosphoglucosamine mutase produces MSRRYFGTDGIRGPVGEGLMSADQVVKLGWAAGRVFCREGRGKVLIGRDTRISGDMLESALEAGLVSAGVDVELLGVLPTPGIAYLTRTLGAQAGIVISASHNPFQDNGIKFFGADGRKLDDDREAAIENQMDTDFATVEPHALGKARRIEDAGGRYVEFCKNAAPSGLRLDGLRVVLDGANGAAAHVAPAVLQELGAQVVTLACDPDGFNINQDCGSTAPEAMQRAVLTHQADLGISLDGDADRVIMADQQGTLRDGDELLYIIARARQAAGMLRGPVVGTVMSNLGLEHALQALGIDFQRAKVGDRHVMECLDANDGIIGGESSGHLICLDRTTTGDGLIAALEVLAELQRREQGLAELVKPVSKYPQRLVNVRVIDRAAALSGAQLGLASEAAQQALGDRGRILVRASGTEPLVRVMVEGQDDELVSHWVDTLANAVRQDAGA; encoded by the coding sequence ATGAGTCGACGTTATTTCGGAACCGACGGCATTCGGGGCCCGGTGGGCGAGGGGCTGATGTCGGCGGATCAGGTGGTCAAGCTGGGCTGGGCCGCTGGCCGCGTTTTTTGCCGCGAGGGCCGGGGCAAGGTACTGATTGGTCGGGATACCCGGATTTCCGGCGATATGCTGGAGTCAGCCCTGGAAGCGGGGCTGGTGAGCGCCGGTGTGGATGTGGAGTTGTTGGGTGTATTGCCCACCCCGGGTATTGCCTATCTCACTCGAACCCTGGGGGCCCAGGCTGGTATTGTGATCAGCGCCTCCCATAATCCTTTCCAGGACAACGGCATCAAGTTCTTCGGCGCCGATGGCCGCAAGCTGGATGATGACCGTGAAGCGGCCATCGAAAACCAGATGGATACGGATTTTGCCACCGTGGAGCCCCATGCGCTTGGCAAGGCCCGCCGGATTGAGGACGCGGGCGGGCGCTATGTAGAGTTTTGCAAGAATGCGGCCCCCTCCGGCCTGCGTCTGGACGGGCTTCGGGTGGTGTTGGATGGTGCCAATGGCGCGGCTGCCCATGTTGCACCTGCGGTGCTTCAGGAACTGGGTGCGCAAGTGGTGACGCTGGCTTGCGATCCAGATGGCTTTAATATCAATCAGGATTGTGGCTCCACCGCCCCTGAGGCCATGCAGCGCGCCGTGCTGACCCATCAGGCGGATCTTGGGATCTCTCTGGACGGGGACGCCGACCGGGTGATCATGGCGGATCAGCAGGGGACCCTCCGGGATGGTGATGAATTGCTCTATATCATCGCCAGAGCCCGTCAGGCTGCCGGAATGTTGCGAGGGCCGGTGGTGGGCACGGTGATGAGTAATCTCGGTCTGGAGCACGCTCTGCAGGCTCTGGGGATCGATTTTCAGCGTGCCAAGGTGGGTGATCGTCATGTCATGGAATGCCTGGATGCCAATGACGGAATAATTGGAGGCGAATCTTCCGGTCACCTGATCTGTTTGGACCGGACCACTACCGGGGATGGCTTGATCGCCGCGCTGGAGGTCCTGGCCGAGCTTCAGCGGCGTGAGCAGGGCCTGGCCGAACTGGTGAAGCCGGTCAGCAAGTACCCCCAGCGATTGGTGAATGTGCGAGTGATCGATCGTGCCGCCGCCCTGTCGGGTGCTCAGCTGGGGCTGGCCAGTGAGGCGGCGCAGCAGGCTCTGGGGGATCGCGGCCGAATTCTGGTTCGCGCCTCCGGTACCGAGCCCTTGGTGCGGGTAATGGTGGAAGGGCAGGATGACGAATTGGTCAGCCATTGGGTGGATACGCTGGCGAACGCGGTTCGCCAGGATGCCGGGGCTTGA
- the ftsH gene encoding ATP-dependent zinc metalloprotease FtsH produces MSELAKNLIIWIVIAVILLSVFNSFGPTEETREELSYSEFLREVRGGNVDEVVLQGNRIEGMRSGGDRFEVVNPETDNTALIGELEDNRVEIVAKEEDQGSLLGQIFISWTPFLLLIALWIYFMRQMQGGGAGGKGAMSFGKSKARMLSDEQVSVRFPDVAGCDEAKEEVTELVDFLKDPSKFQRLGGKIPKGVLMVGPPGTGKTLLARAIAGEASVPFFTISGSDFVEMFVGVGASRVRDMFEQAKKHAPCIIFIDELDAVGRHRGAGMGGGHDEREQTLNQMLVEMDGFEGHEGVIVIAATNRPDVLDPALLRPGRFDRQVVVPLPDVRGREQILKVHLRKVPAADGIEPRLIARGTPGFSGADLANLVNEAALFAARGNDKYVTMNHLEQAKDKIMMGAERRSMVMSEEDKRLTAYHEAGHAIIGRLVPDHDPVYKVSIIPRGRALGVTMFLPEQDEYSQSRQKLESRISSLFGGRIAEEQIYGKHKVTTGASNDIEVATGIARKMVTKWGLSDKLGPLAYEEDDGQPFLGREMQQRSSHMSDETARAIDAEIRAIIDQNYERAERLLREHEDKLHVMAEALMQYETIDAKQIDDIMAGREPGPPKGWIDPSDDDGGQSAAADDDRKPDEGEDPIGDPARQH; encoded by the coding sequence TTGAGCGAATTGGCCAAGAATCTCATTATCTGGATCGTCATCGCGGTCATCCTCCTGTCGGTATTCAACAGCTTCGGGCCCACCGAAGAAACCCGGGAGGAGCTGTCCTATTCCGAGTTCCTGCGTGAAGTTCGTGGCGGGAATGTGGATGAGGTGGTGCTCCAGGGAAACCGGATTGAGGGAATGCGATCCGGTGGAGACCGCTTTGAGGTCGTCAATCCGGAGACGGACAACACCGCATTGATCGGCGAGCTGGAAGACAACCGGGTGGAAATCGTGGCCAAGGAAGAGGATCAGGGCTCATTGCTTGGTCAGATCTTCATTTCCTGGACACCGTTTCTGCTCTTGATTGCCCTCTGGATTTATTTCATGCGCCAGATGCAGGGCGGTGGTGCTGGCGGCAAGGGCGCCATGTCCTTCGGCAAGAGCAAGGCCAGGATGCTTAGCGACGAGCAGGTCAGTGTCCGTTTTCCGGATGTGGCCGGCTGCGACGAGGCCAAGGAGGAAGTGACCGAGTTGGTGGACTTCCTCAAGGACCCGTCCAAGTTCCAGCGTCTTGGCGGCAAGATTCCGAAGGGCGTGCTGATGGTGGGGCCGCCGGGGACGGGTAAGACCCTGTTGGCCCGTGCCATTGCTGGTGAAGCCAGTGTCCCGTTTTTCACCATTTCCGGTTCCGATTTCGTGGAAATGTTCGTGGGCGTGGGCGCTTCCCGGGTCCGGGATATGTTCGAGCAGGCCAAGAAGCATGCACCCTGCATCATCTTTATTGATGAGCTGGATGCGGTGGGGCGTCATCGTGGTGCCGGCATGGGCGGTGGCCATGATGAGCGTGAGCAGACCCTGAACCAGATGCTGGTGGAAATGGATGGCTTTGAAGGCCATGAGGGCGTGATCGTGATCGCCGCCACCAACCGGCCCGATGTGTTGGACCCAGCGCTGCTTCGCCCCGGCCGTTTTGACCGCCAGGTGGTGGTGCCGCTGCCGGATGTGCGCGGCCGGGAACAGATTCTCAAGGTCCATCTGCGCAAGGTGCCGGCGGCAGACGGTATCGAGCCCCGTCTAATTGCCCGCGGGACACCTGGTTTCTCGGGGGCCGATCTGGCCAACCTGGTGAATGAGGCGGCCCTGTTTGCGGCTCGTGGCAATGACAAGTACGTCACCATGAACCACTTGGAGCAGGCCAAGGACAAGATCATGATGGGCGCCGAGCGCCGCTCCATGGTCATGAGCGAGGAAGACAAGCGCCTTACCGCCTATCACGAAGCCGGCCATGCCATTATCGGTCGCCTGGTGCCTGACCATGATCCGGTTTACAAGGTGTCCATCATCCCCCGTGGCCGTGCCCTGGGTGTGACCATGTTCCTGCCGGAACAGGATGAGTACAGTCAGAGTCGGCAGAAGCTGGAAAGCCGGATTTCCAGTCTCTTTGGTGGACGGATCGCGGAAGAGCAGATCTATGGCAAGCATAAAGTCACTACGGGTGCGTCCAATGATATCGAGGTCGCTACGGGTATTGCCCGCAAGATGGTGACCAAGTGGGGTCTGTCCGACAAGCTGGGGCCCCTGGCTTACGAGGAAGATGATGGTCAACCCTTCCTGGGGCGTGAGATGCAGCAGCGCTCCAGTCATATGTCGGACGAGACTGCTCGTGCGATCGATGCAGAGATACGCGCCATTATTGATCAGAATTACGAGCGGGCCGAACGTCTGCTGCGTGAGCATGAAGACAAGCTGCATGTGATGGCGGAAGCCCTGATGCAGTATGAAACCATCGATGCCAAGCAGATCGATGACATCATGGCTGGGCGTGAACCCGGTCCGCCCAAGGGCTGGATCGATCCCAGTGATGATGATGGCGGCCAATCGGCGGCTGCTGACGATGATCGCAAGCCTGATGAAGGTGAGGATCCGATAGGAGATCCGGCCCGCCAGCATTAA
- the rlmE gene encoding 23S rRNA (uridine(2552)-2'-O)-methyltransferase RlmE, which produces MGKKGSSHRWLKEHHRDEHVLRARKEGWRSRAVFKLEEIDKKDRLFRPGMIVVDLGAAPGSWSQYAAHRLQGQGRIVALDRLEMPSLPDVDFIQGDFTEQSVLKALLETLGGRRVDLVMSDMAPNMSGMKAVDQPATMYLAELSLDLGRQVLSEGGNLLVKTFQGEGFDEFLAELRKAFAKVQVRKPKASRDRSPEVYLLARNYRVV; this is translated from the coding sequence ATGGGCAAGAAGGGCAGCAGCCATCGTTGGCTGAAAGAGCATCACCGGGATGAGCATGTGCTCCGGGCCCGAAAGGAGGGCTGGCGTTCGCGGGCGGTGTTCAAGCTGGAAGAAATCGATAAGAAAGATCGCCTTTTCCGCCCCGGCATGATCGTGGTGGATCTGGGGGCGGCACCGGGGAGCTGGAGTCAGTATGCTGCCCATCGATTGCAGGGGCAGGGCCGGATTGTGGCATTGGACCGCCTGGAGATGCCCTCATTGCCGGATGTGGATTTCATCCAGGGGGATTTTACCGAGCAATCGGTGCTGAAGGCCTTGCTGGAGACCCTTGGGGGTCGCCGGGTGGACCTTGTAATGTCGGATATGGCCCCCAACATGAGTGGTATGAAGGCCGTGGATCAGCCGGCAACCATGTATCTGGCCGAGCTGAGCCTGGATCTGGGGCGCCAGGTCTTGTCTGAAGGCGGCAATCTGCTGGTCAAAACCTTCCAGGGTGAAGGTTTTGATGAGTTTCTGGCGGAGCTGAGAAAGGCATTTGCGAAAGTGCAAGTGCGCAAACCCAAGGCGTCCCGGGACCGCTCCCCGGAGGTCTATTTGTTGGCCCGGAACTACCGGGTAGTGTAG
- a CDS encoding NuoB/complex I 20 kDa subunit family protein, with translation MGVENGVVEKGFVTTSVDKLYNWARTGSMWPMTFGLACCAVEMMHCGAARYDMDRFGVIFRPSPRQSDVMIVAGTLCNKMAPALRKVYDQMAEPRWVISMGSCANGGGYYHYSYSVTRGCDRVVPVDIYVPGCPPSAEQLLYGIMQLQNKIRRTNTIAR, from the coding sequence ATGGGAGTAGAAAACGGCGTTGTTGAGAAGGGCTTTGTCACCACCAGCGTGGACAAGCTCTACAACTGGGCCCGAACCGGTTCCATGTGGCCCATGACATTTGGCTTGGCCTGCTGTGCGGTGGAAATGATGCACTGTGGTGCCGCTCGCTATGACATGGACCGCTTCGGCGTGATTTTTCGTCCCAGCCCGCGTCAGTCCGATGTGATGATTGTGGCCGGCACCCTCTGCAACAAGATGGCCCCGGCGCTGCGCAAGGTCTATGACCAGATGGCCGAGCCCCGCTGGGTCATTTCCATGGGGTCCTGTGCCAATGGTGGTGGCTACTATCACTATTCCTATTCGGTGACACGCGGTTGTGACCGGGTGGTCCCGGTGGATATTTACGTCCCCGGCTGCCCGCCGTCTGCAGAACAGCTGCTCTACGGCATCATGCAGCTTCAAAATAAGATTCGCCGCACCAACACTATTGCCCGTTGA